The Hyperolius riggenbachi isolate aHypRig1 chromosome 3, aHypRig1.pri, whole genome shotgun sequence genome window below encodes:
- the LOC137561037 gene encoding volume-regulated anion channel subunit LRRC8D-like isoform X1 yields MLARRGMLTVGEVATLAETQGHFKAIKPWWDVLMDYLLIIMLMVSFFSATLLIIMDKVVCMPKTKEPDKFLSNGFYNEGRPLPVLRLSGHLTNLDFQQYMYVSAVCYHKVVPWQTKYFPYLALINTLVLLASSNFWFKYPKTSSKVEHFLSILAKCFESPWTTKALEEARDQTPPENNRVKSSSTRSMDSPRTPVFRQVTFPSVLLPAVTRLDKKEEEQAKALFEKIRHFRCYAEDSDIVYRVYIGQTVFKVVAVALVLTYALSLVGSFSFHHTCKPRLNHLLGYYIFSCTHNLAFILEKLLMTFIFLLAVYVCLSLYALFWLFKNSLRVYSFEKYSDGTGFGDIADVKNDFAFMLHMVDGYDTLFSRRFSVFLSAMSEGRLKEMALNAEWTTEKLRDSLSRNAKGQYELKLSMLPAIPKAVYNLTDVAVLKLELISSAKIIRAVSKLGLLSELHISHCSVKVDPEALHFLQTHVKVLSIRFTDLEELPYWFYSLRNLHELHLSGNLNCSNNKSIRLQSLRALTALRSLSLTTNVLSIPSAVLDVAGQLSRLSIQNGDTELGLSGQLKKMNHLLELQLCHCKISKLPIALPGLLSLQHIDLTSNLIQKVDELSMLQRLRSLSVLRLCHNTIFHLPASIELLRNLEEFSISHNQLENLPVSLFNLVKLKHLDVSYNRIRVIPPEVGHLTRLELLAVTSNQLSSLPQELFRCTRLKSLSVGSNKLSSLPPEIGQLPLLSSLELVGNNLTTLPEEVGSCLQLKKGGLDVEMSVLRTLPEELKTKYL; encoded by the coding sequence GAATGCTCACAGTGGGCGAAGTTGCCACTTTGGCCGAAACCCAGGGTCATTTCAAAGCCATAAAGCCATGGTGGGACGTTCTCATGGATTATCTTCTTATCATAATGCTCATGGTGTCCTTCTTCTCTGCAACGCTCCTTATAATAATGGATAAAGTTGTCTGCATGCCGAAAACCAAAGAGCCGGACAAGTTCTTGTCAAATGGCTTCTACAACGAAGGAAGGCCCTTACCAGTCCTCAGATTATCTGGACATTTGACCAACTTGGACTTTCAGCAATACATGTATGTTAGTGCTGTTTGCTATCACAAAGTGGTGCCATGGCAGACCAAATACTTCCCTTACCTTGCTCTTATCAACACCTTGGTGTTACTGGCCAGCAGCAATTTTTGGTTTAAGTATCCTAAAACCTCATCTAAAGTTGAGCACTTTCTTTCCATCTTGGCTAAGTGCTTTGAATCTCCTTGGACCACTAAAGCACTTGAAGAAGCTAGAGACCAAACGCCTCCAGAGAACAACCGCGTAAAATCTAGCAGCACCCGTTCCATGGACTCACCAAGAACACCAGTGTTCCGTCAAGTTACATTTCCTTCTGTACTTCTTCCAGCAGTAACCAGATtagataaaaaagaagaagaacaggCTAAAGCTTTATTTGAGAAGATAAGACATTTTCGTTGCTATGCTGAAGACTCAGATATAGTGTACAGAGTCTATATAGGGCAGACTGTTTTCAAAGTGGTAGCGGTAGCATTAGTCCTTACCTATGCACTCAGCTTAGTGGGGTCATTCAGTTTCCACCATACTTGTAAACCAAGGTTAAATCATCTCCTGGGATATTACATCTTCAGCTGTACGCACAACTTGGCCTTCATACTTGAAAAACTCTTGATGACTTTTATTTTTCTCCTAGCCGTATATGTCTGTTTGTCTTTGTATGCTTTATTTTGGCTATTTAAAAATTCACTCAGGGTGTACTCATTTGAAAAATACAGTGATGGAACTGGTTTTGGAGACATCGCTGACGTCAAGAATGATTTTGCTTTTATGTTGCACATGGTAGACGGCTATGACACACTGTTCTCCAGAAGATTCTCCGTATTTCTCTCAGCTATGAGTGAAGGGAGGCTCAAAGAAATGGCACTCAATGCTGAATGGACGACAGAGAAACTCAGAGATAGCCTTAGCAGGAATGCCAAAGGACAGTATGAATTGAAGCTTTCAATGTTACCTGCGATACCCAAGGCTGTTTATAATCTGACTGATGTTGCAGTTCTAAAGCTGGAGTTGATCTCCTCTGCAAAGATTATAAGAGCAGTGTCCAAACTTGGCTTACTTTCTGAACTCCACattagtcactgttctgtcaaggTGGACCCTGAAGCACTGCATTTCCTTCAGACTCATGTGAAGGTTCTCAGCATTAGATTCACAGATCTGGAGGAACTACCATATTGGTTTTATTCTCTGAGAAACTTGCATGAATTGCATCTGTCTGGCAATCTCAACTGTTCCAACAACAAGAGCATTCGACTACAGTCCCTACGTGCCCTAACTGCCCTTCGGTCACTTTCCCTCACAACCAATGTATTAAGCATACCATCTGCTGTACTGGATGTAGCAGGCCAGTTGTCTAGGCTGAGCATACAGAATGGAGACACCGAACTTGGCTTGTCAGGCCAGCTGAAAAAGATGAACCACTTGCTGGAACTTCAACTGTGCCATTGTAAGATCTCAAAACTTCCTATTGCACTTCCTGGCTTATTAAGCTTGCAGCACATCGATCTAACTTCAAACCTCATTCAGAAAGTTGACGAACTGAGCATGCTTCAGCGCCTTCGAAGTCTGAGTGTGTTAAGATTGTGCCACAATACTATATTTCATCTTCCAGCATCTATCGAACTTTTGCGCAATCTGGAGGAATTTTCCATTTCTCATAACCAACTTGAGAATTTACCAGTTTCCCTCTTTAACCTGGTTAAGTTGAAGCATTTAGACGTGAGCTATAATCGGATTAGAGTTATCCCTCCTGAGGTGGGTCACCTGACACGCCTAGAGTTGTTGGCAGTTACTAGTAACCAGCTCTCTTCCCTGCCACAAGAGCTGTTCCGCTGCACCAGACTCAAGTCTCTCTCTGTAGGGTCTAATAAACTGTCCAGCTTACCACCAGAAATAGGACAGCTTCCTCTCTTGTCTAGCCTGGAACTTGTAGGCAACAATTTaacgaccttaccagaggaggttGGCAGCTGTCTGCAGCTGAAGAAAGGAGGACTTGATGTGGAGATGTCCGTGCTGAGAACTTTGCCTGAAGAACTGAAGACAAAATATTTGTGA
- the LOC137561037 gene encoding volume-regulated anion channel subunit LRRC8D-like isoform X2 yields the protein MLTVGEVATLAETQGHFKAIKPWWDVLMDYLLIIMLMVSFFSATLLIIMDKVVCMPKTKEPDKFLSNGFYNEGRPLPVLRLSGHLTNLDFQQYMYVSAVCYHKVVPWQTKYFPYLALINTLVLLASSNFWFKYPKTSSKVEHFLSILAKCFESPWTTKALEEARDQTPPENNRVKSSSTRSMDSPRTPVFRQVTFPSVLLPAVTRLDKKEEEQAKALFEKIRHFRCYAEDSDIVYRVYIGQTVFKVVAVALVLTYALSLVGSFSFHHTCKPRLNHLLGYYIFSCTHNLAFILEKLLMTFIFLLAVYVCLSLYALFWLFKNSLRVYSFEKYSDGTGFGDIADVKNDFAFMLHMVDGYDTLFSRRFSVFLSAMSEGRLKEMALNAEWTTEKLRDSLSRNAKGQYELKLSMLPAIPKAVYNLTDVAVLKLELISSAKIIRAVSKLGLLSELHISHCSVKVDPEALHFLQTHVKVLSIRFTDLEELPYWFYSLRNLHELHLSGNLNCSNNKSIRLQSLRALTALRSLSLTTNVLSIPSAVLDVAGQLSRLSIQNGDTELGLSGQLKKMNHLLELQLCHCKISKLPIALPGLLSLQHIDLTSNLIQKVDELSMLQRLRSLSVLRLCHNTIFHLPASIELLRNLEEFSISHNQLENLPVSLFNLVKLKHLDVSYNRIRVIPPEVGHLTRLELLAVTSNQLSSLPQELFRCTRLKSLSVGSNKLSSLPPEIGQLPLLSSLELVGNNLTTLPEEVGSCLQLKKGGLDVEMSVLRTLPEELKTKYL from the coding sequence ATGCTCACAGTGGGCGAAGTTGCCACTTTGGCCGAAACCCAGGGTCATTTCAAAGCCATAAAGCCATGGTGGGACGTTCTCATGGATTATCTTCTTATCATAATGCTCATGGTGTCCTTCTTCTCTGCAACGCTCCTTATAATAATGGATAAAGTTGTCTGCATGCCGAAAACCAAAGAGCCGGACAAGTTCTTGTCAAATGGCTTCTACAACGAAGGAAGGCCCTTACCAGTCCTCAGATTATCTGGACATTTGACCAACTTGGACTTTCAGCAATACATGTATGTTAGTGCTGTTTGCTATCACAAAGTGGTGCCATGGCAGACCAAATACTTCCCTTACCTTGCTCTTATCAACACCTTGGTGTTACTGGCCAGCAGCAATTTTTGGTTTAAGTATCCTAAAACCTCATCTAAAGTTGAGCACTTTCTTTCCATCTTGGCTAAGTGCTTTGAATCTCCTTGGACCACTAAAGCACTTGAAGAAGCTAGAGACCAAACGCCTCCAGAGAACAACCGCGTAAAATCTAGCAGCACCCGTTCCATGGACTCACCAAGAACACCAGTGTTCCGTCAAGTTACATTTCCTTCTGTACTTCTTCCAGCAGTAACCAGATtagataaaaaagaagaagaacaggCTAAAGCTTTATTTGAGAAGATAAGACATTTTCGTTGCTATGCTGAAGACTCAGATATAGTGTACAGAGTCTATATAGGGCAGACTGTTTTCAAAGTGGTAGCGGTAGCATTAGTCCTTACCTATGCACTCAGCTTAGTGGGGTCATTCAGTTTCCACCATACTTGTAAACCAAGGTTAAATCATCTCCTGGGATATTACATCTTCAGCTGTACGCACAACTTGGCCTTCATACTTGAAAAACTCTTGATGACTTTTATTTTTCTCCTAGCCGTATATGTCTGTTTGTCTTTGTATGCTTTATTTTGGCTATTTAAAAATTCACTCAGGGTGTACTCATTTGAAAAATACAGTGATGGAACTGGTTTTGGAGACATCGCTGACGTCAAGAATGATTTTGCTTTTATGTTGCACATGGTAGACGGCTATGACACACTGTTCTCCAGAAGATTCTCCGTATTTCTCTCAGCTATGAGTGAAGGGAGGCTCAAAGAAATGGCACTCAATGCTGAATGGACGACAGAGAAACTCAGAGATAGCCTTAGCAGGAATGCCAAAGGACAGTATGAATTGAAGCTTTCAATGTTACCTGCGATACCCAAGGCTGTTTATAATCTGACTGATGTTGCAGTTCTAAAGCTGGAGTTGATCTCCTCTGCAAAGATTATAAGAGCAGTGTCCAAACTTGGCTTACTTTCTGAACTCCACattagtcactgttctgtcaaggTGGACCCTGAAGCACTGCATTTCCTTCAGACTCATGTGAAGGTTCTCAGCATTAGATTCACAGATCTGGAGGAACTACCATATTGGTTTTATTCTCTGAGAAACTTGCATGAATTGCATCTGTCTGGCAATCTCAACTGTTCCAACAACAAGAGCATTCGACTACAGTCCCTACGTGCCCTAACTGCCCTTCGGTCACTTTCCCTCACAACCAATGTATTAAGCATACCATCTGCTGTACTGGATGTAGCAGGCCAGTTGTCTAGGCTGAGCATACAGAATGGAGACACCGAACTTGGCTTGTCAGGCCAGCTGAAAAAGATGAACCACTTGCTGGAACTTCAACTGTGCCATTGTAAGATCTCAAAACTTCCTATTGCACTTCCTGGCTTATTAAGCTTGCAGCACATCGATCTAACTTCAAACCTCATTCAGAAAGTTGACGAACTGAGCATGCTTCAGCGCCTTCGAAGTCTGAGTGTGTTAAGATTGTGCCACAATACTATATTTCATCTTCCAGCATCTATCGAACTTTTGCGCAATCTGGAGGAATTTTCCATTTCTCATAACCAACTTGAGAATTTACCAGTTTCCCTCTTTAACCTGGTTAAGTTGAAGCATTTAGACGTGAGCTATAATCGGATTAGAGTTATCCCTCCTGAGGTGGGTCACCTGACACGCCTAGAGTTGTTGGCAGTTACTAGTAACCAGCTCTCTTCCCTGCCACAAGAGCTGTTCCGCTGCACCAGACTCAAGTCTCTCTCTGTAGGGTCTAATAAACTGTCCAGCTTACCACCAGAAATAGGACAGCTTCCTCTCTTGTCTAGCCTGGAACTTGTAGGCAACAATTTaacgaccttaccagaggaggttGGCAGCTGTCTGCAGCTGAAGAAAGGAGGACTTGATGTGGAGATGTCCGTGCTGAGAACTTTGCCTGAAGAACTGAAGACAAAATATTTGTGA